The Salvia miltiorrhiza cultivar Shanhuang (shh) chromosome 1, IMPLAD_Smil_shh, whole genome shotgun sequence genome has a window encoding:
- the LOC131006522 gene encoding glutamate--tRNA ligase, chloroplastic/mitochondrial-like isoform X1 codes for MEALNRRLQFQRFYFYKVCWNLNTLRDFVVMRSKGQPVYNFCVTVDDATMAISNAIRAEEYLPNTLRKLAIGIERIERGESRLCACGDGLKPLSKR; via the exons ATGGAAGCTTTGAACCGCCGGCTCCAATTTCAGcgcttttatttttataag GTATGTTGGAATCTTAACACACTTAGAGATTTTGTGGTTATGAGAAGTAAAGGGCAACCTGTATACAACTTTTGTGTAACCGTTGATGATGCTACCATGGCTATCTCGAATGCCATTAG AGCTGAAGAGTACTTGCCAAATACTTTGAG AAAATTAGCGATTGGAATAGAGAGAATAGAAAGAGGAGAGAGCCGACTTTGTGCATGTGGAGATGGATTGAAGCCACTAtccaaaagatga
- the LOC131006522 gene encoding glutamate--tRNA ligase, chloroplastic/mitochondrial-like isoform X2 yields MPYAHRMGLISDQYFKVCWNLNTLRDFVVMRSKGQPVYNFCVTVDDATMAISNAIRAEEYLPNTLRKLAIGIERIERGESRLCACGDGLKPLSKR; encoded by the exons ATGCCTTATGCTCATAGAATGGGGCTAATTTCAGATCAATATTTCAAG GTATGTTGGAATCTTAACACACTTAGAGATTTTGTGGTTATGAGAAGTAAAGGGCAACCTGTATACAACTTTTGTGTAACCGTTGATGATGCTACCATGGCTATCTCGAATGCCATTAG AGCTGAAGAGTACTTGCCAAATACTTTGAG AAAATTAGCGATTGGAATAGAGAGAATAGAAAGAGGAGAGAGCCGACTTTGTGCATGTGGAGATGGATTGAAGCCACTAtccaaaagatga